A section of the Oryza sativa Japonica Group chromosome 1, ASM3414082v1 genome encodes:
- the LOC4325596 gene encoding subtilisin-like protease SBT2.2 isoform X2 — MNYGSYLVRLQNSLLKRTLRGERYIKLYSYRYLINGFAVVITPQQAERLSMTKEVANVMLDFSVRTATTHTPEFLGLPQGAWVQEGGPQCAGQGVVVGLIDTGIDPTHPSFADDLITDSYPVPAHYSGICEVTNDFPSGSCNRKLVGARHFAASAITRGVFNASQDHASPSDSDGHGTHTASIAAGNHGIPVVVAGHHFGNASGMAPRAHIAVYKALYKSFGGFAADVVAAIDQAAEDNVDIISLSITPNRRPPGLATFFNPIDMALLSAVKAGIFVVQAAGNTGPSPKSMSSYSPWIFTVGASAHDREYNNYVVLGNNLTITGVGLAPGTDGDSMFTLVAAPHALKNNVASPTEMSLGECQDSSHLDEDLIRGKILVCSYSIRFVLGLSSVKQALDTAKNVSAAGVIFYLDPFVIGFQLNPTPMDMPGLIIPSSDDSKVFLNYYNESLVRDETSNKIVSFGAIAKILGGQNPNYGISAPKVMFYSARGPDPEDNSLANADILKPNLIAPGSSIWGAWSSLGLDSAEFAGESFAIISGTSMAAPHVAGLAALVKQKFPYFSPAAIGSALSTTTSLSDREGNPIMAQRTYGNPNSTQSPATPFDMGNGFVNATAALDPGLIFDSSYDDFFSFLCGINGSAPVVMNYTGNSCSSSAMTGADLNLPSITIAVLNQSRTITRTVTNVASDERYTVSYSAPYGVAVSASPAQFFIPSGQRQQVTFVVNATMNGTSASFGSVGFYGDKGHRVMIPFSVISKVVHRS; from the exons ATGAATTATGGCTCGTACTTAGTTCGTCTTCAAAATTCACTCTTGAAGAGAACACTGAGAGGAGAGCGCTATATAAAGCTCTACAGCTACCGCTATCTGATTAATGGTTTTGCTGTTGTCATCACTCCTCAGCAg GCAGAGAGGCTATCTATGACGAAAGAAGTGGCAAATGTAATGTTGGACTTCTCAGTTAGGACGGCAACAACTCATACCCCTGAATTCCTTGGTTTGCCACAAGGAGCATGGGTTCAAGAGGGTGGCCCACAATGTGCTGGTCAGGGTGTTGTTGTTGGCCTCATCGACACAGGAATCGATCCAACTCATCCCAGCTTCGCAGACGACTTGATAACTGACAGTTATCCTGTTCCTGCTCATTACTCTGGCATTTGCGAGGTTACAAATGATTTTCCATCTGGATCCTGCAACAGAAAACTTGTGGGAGCTAGGCATTTTGCAGCCTCTGCAATAACCAGGGGAGTGTTCAATGCCTCTCAAGATCATGCTTCACCTTCTGATAGTGATGGTCATGGGAC CCATACAGCATCCATAGCAGCTGGTAATCATGGAATTCCTGTTGTTGTGGCTGGGCATCATTTTGGGaatgcaagtggaatggctcCTCGTGCACA CATTGCTGTCTATAAAGCTCTGTACAAAAGCTTTGGAGGGTTTGCTGCTGATGTAGTAGCTGCAATAGATCAG GCAGCTGAAGATAATGTTGATATAATCAGCTTATCCATTACCCCAAATAGAAGGCCTCCTGGACTAGCCACCTTCTTTAATCCAATTGACATGGCTCTTCTTTCAGCTGTAAAAGCTGGCATATTTGTCGTGCAAGCTGCAGGAAATACAGGTCCTTCCCCCAAGAGCATGTCATCATACAGTCCATGGATTTTTACTGTAGGAGCATCTGCCCATGACAGGGAATACAACAACTATGTTGTACTTGGCAACAATCTGACCATTACAGGAGTTGGCCTTGCTC CTGGAACAGATGGTGATTCCATGTTCACTCTAGTTGCTGCACCTCATGCACTGAAAAACAATGTAGCCAGTCCTACTGAAATGTCCCTAGGGGAGTGCCAAGATTCAAGCCACCTTGATGAAGATCTGATAAGGGGAAAGATACTGGTCTGCAGCTATTCCATACGATTTGTACTTGGCCTGTCGTCTGTGAAGCAAGCTTTAGATACTGCAAAGAATGTCAGTGCTGCAGGAGTTATATTCTATCTGGATCCATTTGTCATTGGATTCCAGCTGAATCCAACTCCAATGGATATGCCTGGACTTATAATACCATCATCTGATGACTCTAAG GTATTTCTAAATTATTACAATGAGTCCCTTGTGAGAGATGAGACCTCAAACAAAATCGTCAGCTTTGGTGCAATTGCAAAAATACTAGGAGGCCAAAATCCAAATTATGGTATTTCTGCCCCAAAAGTAATGTTTTATTCTGCCAGGGGTCCTGATCCTGAGGACAACTCACTGGCCAATGCTGATATCCTGAAGCCAAATCTGATAGCACCTGGCAGTTCCATTTGGGGTGCTTGGAGTTCTCTTGGATTGGACTCTGCTGAATTTGCTG GTGAAAGTTTTGCAATAATTTCCGGTACAAGTATGGCTGCACCACACGTTGCTGGGCTTGCTGCTCTAGTCAAGCAGAAGTTCCCTTATTTTAGCCCTGCAGCTATAGGTTCTGCATTATCGACTACTACAAGTCTCAGTGACAGGGAGGGGAATCCAATCATGGCACAGAGAACATACGGCAATCCAAATTCAACTCAATCTCCAGCTACACCTTTTGACATGGGAAATGGATTTGTCAATGCTACTGCTGCTTTGGATCCTGGGCTCATATTTGATTCCA GTTACGACGACTTCTTCTCCTTTCTATGTGGCATAAACGGCTCTGCTCCAGTAGTGATGAATTACACCGGCAACAGCTGCAGCTCCTCCGCCATGACAGGGGCTGATCTGAACCTCCCCTCCATCACCATTGCAGTGCTCAACCAGTCAAGAACGATAACAAGAACTGTAACCAACGTGGCGAGCGACGAGCGCTACACGGTCAGTTACAGCGCCCCTTACGGGGTCGCCGtctccgcgtcgccggcccaGTTCTTCATCCCCAGCGGGCAGAGGCAGCAGGTGACCTTCGTCGTCAACGCCACCATGAACGGCACCTCCGCGAGCTTCGGCAGCGTCGGCTTCTACGGCGACAAGGGCCACCGGGTGATGATCCCGTTCTCAGTTATCTCCAAGGTTGTGCACCGTTCATGA
- the LOC4325596 gene encoding subtilisin-like protease SBT2.2 isoform X1: protein MGWAWRREQWAVAWLSVAVLGAALVGAAGAFEEGTAVYIVTMKQAPVFHKRLDLERFGSSRVAGGGGGGGGDTPSTSILMKPRHGPAQPMNYGSYLVRLQNSLLKRTLRGERYIKLYSYRYLINGFAVVITPQQAERLSMTKEVANVMLDFSVRTATTHTPEFLGLPQGAWVQEGGPQCAGQGVVVGLIDTGIDPTHPSFADDLITDSYPVPAHYSGICEVTNDFPSGSCNRKLVGARHFAASAITRGVFNASQDHASPSDSDGHGTHTASIAAGNHGIPVVVAGHHFGNASGMAPRAHIAVYKALYKSFGGFAADVVAAIDQAAEDNVDIISLSITPNRRPPGLATFFNPIDMALLSAVKAGIFVVQAAGNTGPSPKSMSSYSPWIFTVGASAHDREYNNYVVLGNNLTITGVGLAPGTDGDSMFTLVAAPHALKNNVASPTEMSLGECQDSSHLDEDLIRGKILVCSYSIRFVLGLSSVKQALDTAKNVSAAGVIFYLDPFVIGFQLNPTPMDMPGLIIPSSDDSKVFLNYYNESLVRDETSNKIVSFGAIAKILGGQNPNYGISAPKVMFYSARGPDPEDNSLANADILKPNLIAPGSSIWGAWSSLGLDSAEFAGESFAIISGTSMAAPHVAGLAALVKQKFPYFSPAAIGSALSTTTSLSDREGNPIMAQRTYGNPNSTQSPATPFDMGNGFVNATAALDPGLIFDSSYDDFFSFLCGINGSAPVVMNYTGNSCSSSAMTGADLNLPSITIAVLNQSRTITRTVTNVASDERYTVSYSAPYGVAVSASPAQFFIPSGQRQQVTFVVNATMNGTSASFGSVGFYGDKGHRVMIPFSVISKVVHRS, encoded by the exons ATGGGTTGGGCGTGGCGGAGGGAGCAGTGGGCGGTTGCATGGCTGTCCGTGGCGGTTCTTGGGGCGGCGCTGGTGGGCGCCGCTGGCGCGTTCGAGGAGGGCACGGCGGTGTACATTGTGACCATGAAGCAGGCGCCGGTGTTCCACAAGCGCCTCGACCTGGAGAGGTTTGGGAGCAGCagagtcgccggcggcggcggcggcggcgggggggacACCCCGTCCACTAGCATCCTCATGAAGCCAAG GCATGGTCCAGCCCAACCTATGAATTATGGCTCGTACTTAGTTCGTCTTCAAAATTCACTCTTGAAGAGAACACTGAGAGGAGAGCGCTATATAAAGCTCTACAGCTACCGCTATCTGATTAATGGTTTTGCTGTTGTCATCACTCCTCAGCAg GCAGAGAGGCTATCTATGACGAAAGAAGTGGCAAATGTAATGTTGGACTTCTCAGTTAGGACGGCAACAACTCATACCCCTGAATTCCTTGGTTTGCCACAAGGAGCATGGGTTCAAGAGGGTGGCCCACAATGTGCTGGTCAGGGTGTTGTTGTTGGCCTCATCGACACAGGAATCGATCCAACTCATCCCAGCTTCGCAGACGACTTGATAACTGACAGTTATCCTGTTCCTGCTCATTACTCTGGCATTTGCGAGGTTACAAATGATTTTCCATCTGGATCCTGCAACAGAAAACTTGTGGGAGCTAGGCATTTTGCAGCCTCTGCAATAACCAGGGGAGTGTTCAATGCCTCTCAAGATCATGCTTCACCTTCTGATAGTGATGGTCATGGGAC CCATACAGCATCCATAGCAGCTGGTAATCATGGAATTCCTGTTGTTGTGGCTGGGCATCATTTTGGGaatgcaagtggaatggctcCTCGTGCACA CATTGCTGTCTATAAAGCTCTGTACAAAAGCTTTGGAGGGTTTGCTGCTGATGTAGTAGCTGCAATAGATCAG GCAGCTGAAGATAATGTTGATATAATCAGCTTATCCATTACCCCAAATAGAAGGCCTCCTGGACTAGCCACCTTCTTTAATCCAATTGACATGGCTCTTCTTTCAGCTGTAAAAGCTGGCATATTTGTCGTGCAAGCTGCAGGAAATACAGGTCCTTCCCCCAAGAGCATGTCATCATACAGTCCATGGATTTTTACTGTAGGAGCATCTGCCCATGACAGGGAATACAACAACTATGTTGTACTTGGCAACAATCTGACCATTACAGGAGTTGGCCTTGCTC CTGGAACAGATGGTGATTCCATGTTCACTCTAGTTGCTGCACCTCATGCACTGAAAAACAATGTAGCCAGTCCTACTGAAATGTCCCTAGGGGAGTGCCAAGATTCAAGCCACCTTGATGAAGATCTGATAAGGGGAAAGATACTGGTCTGCAGCTATTCCATACGATTTGTACTTGGCCTGTCGTCTGTGAAGCAAGCTTTAGATACTGCAAAGAATGTCAGTGCTGCAGGAGTTATATTCTATCTGGATCCATTTGTCATTGGATTCCAGCTGAATCCAACTCCAATGGATATGCCTGGACTTATAATACCATCATCTGATGACTCTAAG GTATTTCTAAATTATTACAATGAGTCCCTTGTGAGAGATGAGACCTCAAACAAAATCGTCAGCTTTGGTGCAATTGCAAAAATACTAGGAGGCCAAAATCCAAATTATGGTATTTCTGCCCCAAAAGTAATGTTTTATTCTGCCAGGGGTCCTGATCCTGAGGACAACTCACTGGCCAATGCTGATATCCTGAAGCCAAATCTGATAGCACCTGGCAGTTCCATTTGGGGTGCTTGGAGTTCTCTTGGATTGGACTCTGCTGAATTTGCTG GTGAAAGTTTTGCAATAATTTCCGGTACAAGTATGGCTGCACCACACGTTGCTGGGCTTGCTGCTCTAGTCAAGCAGAAGTTCCCTTATTTTAGCCCTGCAGCTATAGGTTCTGCATTATCGACTACTACAAGTCTCAGTGACAGGGAGGGGAATCCAATCATGGCACAGAGAACATACGGCAATCCAAATTCAACTCAATCTCCAGCTACACCTTTTGACATGGGAAATGGATTTGTCAATGCTACTGCTGCTTTGGATCCTGGGCTCATATTTGATTCCA GTTACGACGACTTCTTCTCCTTTCTATGTGGCATAAACGGCTCTGCTCCAGTAGTGATGAATTACACCGGCAACAGCTGCAGCTCCTCCGCCATGACAGGGGCTGATCTGAACCTCCCCTCCATCACCATTGCAGTGCTCAACCAGTCAAGAACGATAACAAGAACTGTAACCAACGTGGCGAGCGACGAGCGCTACACGGTCAGTTACAGCGCCCCTTACGGGGTCGCCGtctccgcgtcgccggcccaGTTCTTCATCCCCAGCGGGCAGAGGCAGCAGGTGACCTTCGTCGTCAACGCCACCATGAACGGCACCTCCGCGAGCTTCGGCAGCGTCGGCTTCTACGGCGACAAGGGCCACCGGGTGATGATCCCGTTCTCAGTTATCTCCAAGGTTGTGCACCGTTCATGA
- the LOC4325600 gene encoding receptor-like protein kinase FERONIA: MGSSRFVLLLLLLLAVAACVARGQGGGNSSSAAAPAPAAGAGPFVPRDDILLDCGATGKGNDTDGRVWSGDAGSKYAPASLGSASAAGQDPSVPQVPYLTARVSAAPFTYSFPLGAGRKFLRLHFYPANYSSRDAADARFSVSVPAANVTLLSNFSAYQTATALNFAYIVREFSVNVTTPTMELTFTPEKGHPNAYAFVNGIEVVSSPDLFDISTPNLVTGDGNNQPFPIDAGTALQTMYRLNVGGQAISPSKDTGGYRSWDDDSPYVFGAAFGVSYPKDDNVTIAYPSNVPEYVAPVDVYATARSMGPDKNVNLAYNLTWIMQVDAGFTYLVRLHFCEIQYPITMINQRVFNIYINNQTAFQGADVIAWTNNNGIGSPVYQDFVVTTVGSGAMDLWVALYPDVQAKPQYYDAILNGLEVFKLPLSNGSLAGLNPVPTVEPSLDGGAVKKSSVGPIVGGVIGGLVVLALGYCCFMICKRRSRVGKDTGMSDGHSGWLPLSLYGNSHSSGSAKSHTTGSYASSLPSNLCRHFSFAEIKAATNNFDESLLLGVGGFGKVYRGEIDGGVTKVAIKRGNPLSEQGVHEFQTEIEMLSKLRHRHLVSLIGYCEEKNEMILVYDYMAHGTLREHLYKTKNAPLTWRQRLEICIGAARGLHYLHTGAKHTIIHRDVKTTNILLDEKWVAKVSDFGLSKTGPSMDHTHVSTVVKGSFGYLDPEYFRRQQLTEKSDVYSFGVVLFEVLCARPALNPTLAKEEVSLAEWALHCQKKGILDQIVDPHLKGKIAPQCFKKFAETAEKCVSDEGIDRPSMGDVLWNLEFALQMQESAEDSGSIGCGMSDEGTPLVMPGKKDPNDPSIESSTTTTTTTSISMGDQSVASIDSDGLTPSAVFSQIMNPKGR, translated from the coding sequence ATGGGAAGCTCCAGATTCGTGctcttgctcctcctcctcctcgccgtggcGGCTTGCGTCGCGCGGGGGCAAGGCGGCGGAAActcgagcagcgcggcggcgccggcgccggctgcggGGGCGGGGCCGTTCGTGCCGCGGGACGACATCCTGCTCGACTGCGGCGCGACGGGGAAGGGGAACGACACGGACGGGCGGGTGTGGAGCGGGGACGCCGGGTCCAAGTACGCGCCGGCGAGCCTCGGCTCGGCGTCCGCCGCGGGGCAGGACCCCTCGGTGCCGCAGGTGCCCTACCTCACCGCGAGGGTCTCCGCGGCGCCCTTCACCTACTCCTTCCCGCTCGGCGCCGGCCGCAAGTTCCTCAGGCTCCACTTCTACCCGGCCAACTACTccagccgcgacgccgccgacgcgcgcTTCTCCGtctccgtccccgccgccaacGTCACGCTCCTCTCCAACTTCAGCGCCTACCAGACCGCCACCGCCCTCAACTTCGCCTACATCGTCCGCGAGTTCTCCGTCAACGTCACGACCCCGACGATGGAGCTCACCTTCACGCCGGAGAAGGGCCACCCCAACGCCTACGCGTTCGTCAACGGCATCGAGGTTGTCTCCTCCCCCGATCTCTTCGACATCTCCACCCCGAATCTGGTCACCGGGGATGGCAACAATCAGCCATTCCCGATCGACGCTGGCACTGCTCTGCAGACAATGTACCGACTTAATGTCGGCGGCCAGGCGATCTCCCCCTCCAAGGACACGGGCGGTTACCGTTCGTGGGACGATGACTCGCCATACGTTTTTGGTGCGGCGTTCGGGGTGTCCTACCCAAAAGATGACAATGTCACCATTGCCTACCCTAGCAATGTGCCGGAGTATGTGGCGCCGGTGGATGTCTATGCTACGGCAAGGTCGATGGGGCCGGACAAGAACGTGAACTTGGCATACAACCTCACTTGGATAATGCAGGTGGATGCTGGGTTCACATACCTTGTGAGGCTTCATTTCTGTGAGATACAATATCCAATCACTATGATCAATCAGCGGGTGTTCAACATTTACATCAACAACCAGACTGCTTTTCAGGGCGCCGATGTGATTGCATGGACTAATAACAATGGGATCGGCAGTCCAGTGTATCAAGACTTTGTAGTGACAACAGTTGGTTCAGGGGCTATGGATTTGTGGGTAGCTCTCTATCCAGATGTCCAGGCTAAACCACAGTACTATGATGCTATCCTCAATGGACTGGAGGTGTTCAAGTTGCCGCTTAGTAATGGGAGCCTTGCTGGGCTCAACCCTGTTCCAACTGTTGAGCCATCGTTGGATGGTGGAGCAGTGAAGAAGTCAAGTGTTGGGCCTATTGTTGGTGGAGTGATTGGAGGTCTGGTGGTTCTTGCACTTGGATATTGCTGCTTTATGATCTGCAAGCGTCGGAGCAGAGTGGGGAAGGACACAGGCATGAGTGATGGGCATTCTGGATGGTTGCCACTTTCACTCTATGGCAACTCACACTCATCTGGCTCAGCCAAATCACATACTACTGGGAGCTACGCTTCATCGCTGCCATCCAACCTGTGCCGCCATTTCTCATTTGCGGAGATCAAGGCTGCAACAAACAACTTCGATGAATCCCTCCTCCTTGGTGTGGGTGGTTTCGGTAAAGTGTATCGTGGGGAGATTGATGGTGGAGTGACCAAGGTGGCTATCAAGCGTGGGAATCCACTGTCTGAGCAGGGTGTGCATGAGTTCCAAACCGAGATTGAGATGCTGTCGAAGCTCCGCCACCGTCATCTTGTGTCACTGATTGGTTACTGTGAGGAGAAGAATGAGATGATCCTGGTCTATGACTACATGGCTCATGGAACTCTTCGTGAGCACCTGTACAAGACCAAGAATGCACCACTTACATGGAGGCAGCGCTTGGAGATCTGCATTGGTGCTGCCCGTGGGCTTCACTACCTTCACACTGGTGCGAAGCACACAATCATCCACCGTGATGTGAAGACAACAAATATCCTCCTGGATGAGAAGTGGGTCGCGAAGGTTTCAGATTTTGGTCTGTCAAAGACTGGGCCATCGATGGATCACACACATGTGAGCACAGTTGTCAAGGGAAGTTTTGGCTACCTTGACCCTGAATACTTCCGCAGGCAGCAGCTCACTGAGAAATCTGATGTCTACTCCTTTGGTGTTGTGCTATTTGAGGTCCTCTGTGCTCGCCCTGCCTTGAACCCCACTCTTGCTAAGGAAGAAGTTAGCTTGGCAGAGTGGGCCCTGCACTGCCAGAAGAAGGGTATTCTTGATCAGATTGTTGATCCCCACCTGAAGGGAAAGATCGCTCCACAGTGCTTCAAGAAGTTTGCCGAGACTGCTGAGAAATGTGTTTCAGATGAAGGCATCGATCGTCCTTCAATGGGAGATGTGCTGTGGAACTTGGAATTTGCCCTTCAAATGCAGGAAAGTGCAGAGGATAGTGGAAGCATTGGTTGTGGGATGTCAGATGAGGGCACTCCCCTTGTGATGCCTGGAAAGAAGGATCCCAATGATCCATCGATCGAGTCAAGCACCACTACAACCACAACCACGTCCATAAGCATGGGCGACCAAAGTGTTGCTAGCATAGACTCCGACGGGCTTACTCCTAGCGCTGTCTTCTCACAGATCATGAACCCCAAGGGACGGTGA
- the LOC4325602 gene encoding wax ester synthase/diacylglycerol acyltransferase 11, with translation MDAGAGAATALRKRQLTVRTTSSNGGNGFRVGDGGGGGSKGAAAATPPEPVSPSARLVEDFFIVVVIGIATPVNDPVARAGIAAQLARYPRFRSIQVTDEDGGNPRWVRTTVNLDDHIIYPELDMDAVAADPDKAVEDYVASLSTKPMDESRPLWEFHVLDFPTSEAAATTAIRVHHSLGDGMSLLTLLMACTRSAADPARLPAMPPLPTRAGAIYARPRPPASAGALAFAAWLWSFVALAWHTVVDVASFFATTMFLKDPHTLFKRVKHGEFQRKRIVHRGLSLDDVKLVKNAMNCTVNDVLVGITYSALSRYYYRKSGDMDTDEDIRLRSILLVNLRPTTSLHAYVDMINSGREDEVKWGNALGFIILPFFIGVHKDPLDYVRKAKKVVDRKKSSLEVVFTHLAAEVILKLFGLKAAAAIFHRMISHTTISFSNMIGPVEQVEFCGHPVVFIAPSGYGPPEALTVNFQSYVNTMMVNLAVDEAQFPDCHELLDDFSESLRQIKDAALSLGKHHTKA, from the exons ATGGACGCGGGTGCAGGCGCAGCCACCGCCCTTCGGAAGCGGCAACTCACCGTCCGCACGACGAGCAGCAACGGCGGCAATGGGTTccgggtcggcgacggcggcggcggcggcagcaagggggctgcggcggcgacgccgccggagCCCGTCAGCCCCTCCGCGCGGCTCGTGGAGGACTTCTTCATCGTCGTGGTGATCGGCATCGCCACGCCGGTGAACGaccccgtcgcccgcgccggcatCGCCGCCCAGCTCGCGCGCTACCCACGCTTCCGCAGCATCCAG GTGACGGATGAGGACGGCGGCAACCCGCGGTGGGTGCGGACGACGGTGAACCTGGACGACCACATCATCTACCCGGAGTTGGACATGGACGCGGTGGCGGCCGACCCGGACAAGGCGGTGGAGGACTACGTGGCGTCGCTGTCCACCAAGCCCATGGACGAGTCGCGGCCGCTGTGGGAGTTCCACGTGCTGGACTTCCCGacgtcggaggcggcggccaccacGGCGATCCGCGTGCACCACTCCCTCGGGGACGGCATGTCGCTGCTCACGCTCCTCATGGCGTGCACGCGCAGCGCCGCCGACCCGGCGAGGCTGCCCGccatgccgccgctgccgacgcgCGCCGGCGCGATCTACGCGCGGCCcaggccgccggcgtcggcgggcgcGCTGGCGTTCGCCGCGTGGCTCTGGTCGTTCGTCGCGCTGGCGTGGCACACCGTGGTGGACGTCGCGAGCTTCTTCGCCACGACCATGTTCCTCAAGGATCCGCACACGCTGTTCAAGCGGGTGAAGCACGGGGAGTTCCAGCGGAAGCGCATCGTGCACCGGGGGCTTAGCCTTGATGACGTCAAGCTCGTCAAGAACGCCATGAACTGC ACGGTCAATGATGTGCTGGTTGGGATCACGTACTCTGCACTGTCGCGCTATTACTACCGGAAGTCAG GTGACATGGACACTGACGAGGATATACGTTTGAGATCGATCCTCCTTGTCAATTTGAGGCCAACCACAAGCCTGCAT GCATACGTAGATATGATCAATTCTGGCAGAGAGGATGAAGTGAAATGGGGAAATGCACTTGGTTTCATAATCCTCCCGTTCTTCATAGGCGTGCACAAAGATCCACTAGACTACGTTCGGAAAGCAAAGAAGGTTGTTGATAGGAAGAAGAGCTCATTAGAAGTGGTATTCACTCATTTAGCTGCAGAAGTGATCCTCAAACTTTTTGGGCTCAAG GCAGCAGCTGCTATCTTCCATCGTATGATCTCTCATACTACCATATCATTCTCCAACATGATCGGCCCAGTTGAACAGGTGGAGTTTTGTGGGCATCCAGTTGTCTTCATTGCCCCTAGCGGCTATGGACCTCCAGAA GCCTTAACCGTGAATTTTCAAAGTTACGTTAACACCATGATGGTAAATCTTGCCGTGGACGAGGCACAATTTCCAGATTGTCATGAGCTTTTGGATGATTTTTCCGAATCCCTCAGGCAGATAAAGGATGCAGCTTTGAGCCTAGGAAAGCATCACACGAAGGCTTAA
- the LOC4325601 gene encoding protein PLASTID TRANSCRIPTIONALLY ACTIVE 12, chloroplastic-like, with amino-acid sequence MASCSRTWLLPGMAPQATAQTVPRPLQSLKVFAGLPHRRRVLFSGVSSRTRRGRIRSVKDDSLHFDPSKIEAPPYSSYFDSTSGQLEPASGARASIPGQEYWPEGTASRVRAARAPAPVGESAGTPSFGKKPGSRRKGYKEQVASATAGRGTETSGDEGESVVAIEASSDETLEETKDSLDEYVVYEMPKEENLSEYEMDKMMGRPHPFVDPQKAMSVGEPKSSEELWWNWRRKSEENEMWSRWQRRRPDVDTVFAKAMAETGQIKIFGDHPTRTEAALAKARRHLFKEERLEAEQRRLEEIGPIAYYSEWVEAYKNKDTSREAVQKHFEETGEDENTQLITMFQHQTAGEFRIMMGTDVRIQRDPLAMRMREDQIKQIWGGDPVYPTINYVHDPDEVADYRGPEFHEPTPEVVPYLMEHGIMITKEELYARLNEEMEDINQDITYLPEVRDPMATAVDIGEHSYNEDSDDDEEDADKVVAQPESLEDDEDDGDDAEDAEGKVSRNWSVLKTTGQAENPKEKSKKDQLSLKEAIADSENLTDFLMDFEEDE; translated from the exons ATGGCGTCGTGCTCCCGCACTTGGCTCCTCCCAG GCATGGCGCCGCAGGCCACCGCCCAGACTGTTCCTCGCCCCCTCCAGTCCTTG AAGGTGTTTGCTGGATTGCCTCACCGGAGAAGGGTGCTGTTTTCTGGTGTGTCGAGCAGAACGCGAAGAGGCAGGATCAGGAGCGTCAAGGACGACTCGCTCCATTTTGATCCATCTAAGATCGAGGCGCCACCGTACTCCAGTTACTTCGACTCCACGTCGGGCCAGCTCGAGCCGGCGTCGGGTGCTCGGGCAAGCATACCTGGGCAGGAGTACTGGCCGGAGGGCACTGCATCCCGCGTACGCGCTGCCCGTGCACCTGCACCGGTCGGGGAATCAGCTGGGACACCGTCGTTTGGTAAGAAGCCCGGGAGTAGAAGGAAAGGGTACAAGGAGCAGGTAGCATCAGCGACGGCAGGGAGAGGCACGGAGACCAGTGGAGATGAGGGAGAGTCGGTTGTGGCCATTGAGGCCTCATCAGATGAGACACTGGAGGAGACAAAGGATTCATTGGATGAGTACGTCGTTTATGAGATGCCCAAGGAAGAAAATTTGAGTGAATATGAGATGGACAAGATGATGGGACGGCCACACCCGTTCGTTGACCCGCAGAAGGCAATGTCTGTAGGGGAACCAAAATCTAGTGAAGAGCTGTGGTGGAACTGGAGGAGGAAGTCTGAGGAAAATGAAATGTGGTCAAGATGGCAGAGGAGGCGTCCAGATGTTGACACG GTCTTTGCAAAAGCAATGGCAGAAACTGGGCAGATCAAAATATTTGGGGACCACCCTACCAGAACAGAAGCTGCTCTTGCCAAGGCAAGAAGACATTTATTCAAAGAGGAAAG GTTAGAAGCAGAACAAAGGAGACTAGAAGAAATAGGGCCAATAGCATACTATTCGGAATGGGTTGAAGCGTATAAAAACAAAGACACTTCACGAGAAGCTGTACAGAAACACTTTGAGGAGACTGGCGAAGATGAGAATACTCAACTTATAACAATGTTTCAACACCAAACTGCTGGGGAATTCCGTATCATGATGGGCACTGATGTTCGCATACAACGAGATCCTTTGGCAATGAGGATGCGGGAAGACCAGATCAAACAGA TTTGGGGTGGTGATCCTGTTTACCCAACCATTAACTACGTTCATGATCCTGACGAAGTAGCGGACTACAGGGGTCCAGAATTTCATGAGCCTACACCTGAAGTTGTACCTTACTTGATGGAG CATGGTATAATGATAACAAAGGAAGAGCTATATGCCCGTTTAAATGAAGAGATGGAAGACATCAATCAGGACATTACG TATCTTCCTGAAGTCAGAGATCCCATGGCTACTGCTGTTGATATTGGGGAGCATTCT TACAACGAAGATAGtgatgacgatgaggaggatGCTGACAAAGTTGTTGCGCAGCCTGAGTCACTAGAG gatgatgaagatgatggtgatgatgctgAGGATGCTGAAGGGAAGGTCAGTCGTAATTGGAGTGTTCTAAAAACTACCGGACAGGCTGAAAATCCAAAG GAAAAGTCGAAGAAAGATCAACTGTCGCTAAAAGAAGCTATTGCAGATTCTGAGAACTTGACTGATTTTCTTATGGACTTCGAAGAAGATGAGTAA